ACCGGCATGTTGGCGTCGAGCAGTACCACATCGGCCGGGGTAGCGGGCAGGCGGTTGAGCAGCTCCTGGCCATTATTAGCCTCACCTACTACCTCAATATCAGGCTCGTTGGCGAGCAGCGCCCGTAGCCCGTCGCGCACGATGGTGTGGTCATCAACCAGAAAAATGCGGGTCATAAGCTAAGGTGCCGGCTACAACAAGTAACAGAACCTTGGGAAGCCGGCTAGAAAAATGTCTACGAGTCAAGCAACGGTTAGGATTAGCCCGACTGTTGCCGTATGCGGCCTGCTTGCCAGATTTGCCGGGGCGTAAGCGGTACAATGTATTAATAATACATTGTATTTATTCCTGATACTAAGGCGCGTCTATTTTAACACGCCCAGCTCATGGCCCACTTTGGTAAAGGCCGCAATGGCCTTATCAAGCTGGGGCCGGGTGTGGGCGGCGCTGAGCTGCACCCGGATGCGGGCCTTGCCCTGCGGCACCACGGGGTAGTAAAAGCCCACCACATAAATGCCTTCATCGAGCATGCGGGCGGCAAATTCCTGGGCCAGCTTGGCATCGTAGAGCATAACGGGCACAATAGGATGTTCGCCGGGCGTGATATCGAAGCCGGCCGCCGTCATCTGCTGGCGGAAATACTGCGTATTCTCTTCGAGCTGGTCGCGCAGCTGGGTGCTTTCGGTAAGCAGCTCCAGCACGCGCAGGCTGGCCCCCACGATGGCGGGCGCCAGGGTATTGCTGAACAGATACGGGCGCGAGCGCTGGCGTAGCAGCTCGATAATCTCCTTGCGGCCCGAGGTGAAGCCGCCCATGGCGCCGCCCAGCGCCTTGCCCAGGGTGCCGGTGATGATGTCGACGCGGCCCATCACGTTGCGGTACTCGTGGGTGCCGCGGCCGGTTTTGCCCAGGAAGCCCATTGAGTGGCACTCGTCAATCATTACCAAAGCACTATATTTATCGGCCAGGTCGCATATTTTATCCAGCTGCGCAATGGTGCCGTCCATCGAAAACGAGCCATCCGTCACGATGATGCGGTGGCGCGTGCCCTTGGCCACAGCGTCTTGCAGCTGCTTTTCGAGGTCGGCCATGTCGTTGTGCTGGTAGCGGTAGCGCTGGGCCTTGCACAGGCGCACGCCGTCGATGATGCTGGCGTGGTTGAGGGCATCCGAAATAATGGCGTCGCGCTCGTCAAACAGCGGCTCGAATACGCCGCCATTGGCGTCGAAGGCGGCGGCGTACAGGATAGTATCCTCGGTGCCCAGAAACTCGGCTAGCTTAGCTTCCAGCTCCTTGTGAATATCCTGGGTGCCGCAGATAAAGCGCACCGAGCTCATGCCGTAGCCATGCGAGTCGATAGTAGCCTTGGCGGCCTTTATTACCTCGGGGTGCGAGCTGAGACCCAGGTAGTTGTTGGCGCAGAAGTTGAGCACGTCGCCGGCTTCCCGGGTGTCAATTTCGGCGCCCTGGGGCGAGGTGATAACGCGCTCTTTTTTGTAGAGGCCCGCGTCTTTTATTTCTTGAAGCGTTTGCTGAAGGTCGGATTGAAGGGTGCCGTACATGGGGTGGGGTAGGAATACTGGTAAACTAGGAATCGGCTGATAGCTTTTAAGTATGAGTGGCAGGCAGCCAGGCTATGCGCTGCTCCGCCACTTCAGTTTGGGCTTTAGGTAGCAGAAGGCATAAGCTACGATAATCGCAAAGCAGAGAAGTGACCAGGAGTGTACGTTCTTTAGTAAGTTTTATAACTGTATAACTATACTGCGCACTAGCCGCCCGGCTTCGGAATGAGCAATGAAATGATAGGCAAACTACATCTGAGGCTGCAAAATTGAGGCTGAATTCCTGATTAACATAGGTTGCCAGCTTTTGCTCCTGATAAAATACTAAAAGCGCACGTCCATCGTGCCGCCAATACGTCCTGTACAGGCGTAGGGCAGCAAACTGTGACCAGGCTATCGGTAGCATAAGGGTAGCCAGTAGCAACACCATAAGATTGACACCAATCTTTGCGATAGCAGCACCGGCAACCAGCAGCAGGCTTAACCCGAAAGCAGCCTGAAGCAGGGTCCAGAGCAAATTAATGTCCTGCCAGCCGTTACAGGAAAAGCGTACTACCGGCTGCGATAGCTTCCCAGCCTTAAAATGCTCCTGCACGACAAGCACCAGCGGCAAGCCAACTACAACTACTAGCAATCCAATTAAAGCAACGGTATCCTGGCTCATGCAACCCGGTTTTACGGAGGCTAACAAAGTACTATAACGGCTTAGCGGTCGGCCCGTTGACGTACCATAAATAATTGCACCCCCAGCTTGCCGCTTGCAATAAGCTGCTCCTTCTCCTCAGCCGAGATTCGCCGCACCTTGGGCCCGAAGCCCCTGGTGCTGATACTGATGGTGCGGGGCCAGTCGGGGGGCAGAGCGGGGTTGAGGTTTTCGAGGGCTACGGTGTAGAGAGCGCCGATGTAGGAGGAGAAATCGCGGATGTCGTAGGGCGCGAGGGCCTGGCGGCCGGTAGGCAGGGTGTCGAGGGCTATCTGCTCGTCGCGGTCGAGGCGCAGGCCCAGGGTTTCGGGGTTGGCGGTGCTGCCGGGTGGCAGGCCGGCGGGCAGGTAGCGCGGCTGGTCGAACATATGCAGCGGGTAGTTGGCCAGCAGGCCGCCATCCACGAGCACCTGCACGGGCTGGCCGGCTTTGGGCTTGCCCTGGATAACGTGATTGTCGATATCGAGCAGCACAGCCCGGAAATACAGCGGAATACTCATGCTGATGCGTACGGCGTCGGCTACGCGCATATCGGGGTGGGTTTCGTAGCTGAATACCTGGGTGCGTTGCAGCGTAAGGTTAGTGCCCGTGGTGTAGAGGTCGCGGTAGCGGCCGGGCTGCACCTGGGCCAGCTGGTGCAGCTCGGCCAGGGTGAGGTTGGGGCGCTGCGTCTGGCGGCCCACCAGCTCGCAGAGGTATTTGGTGAGCTGGTCGCCCCGGTACCAGCCGTACTGGCGCAGCAGGCGGCTGCCACCCCCCACGAAGATGAAGCGCCCGTCGTTGAGCCGCTGCACGGGCGTGCGGTTGATGACTTCGATAATGGCTTCGGGCGAGTAGCCAACCGCCAGCAGCGCCGCCTGAATGGCCCCCGCCGAAGTGCCGCCCACCCGCGTTATATGGCTCAGAATACCCTGTGCGGCCAGTTCCTGCAAGGCCCCGCCGTAGGCGATACCCCGGATGCCGCCGCCTTTCATAATAAGGTTGCGGTAAGGCGGCGAAGGAAGCTGAGCGCGCACAGGCTGGATACTGCCGGGCAAGGTCAAAAGACTGAGTATAACGAGTAAGCGAATAGTCATAGACCTTAAAGATACCTGGGCAGCTGCTACTCGTGGCACTGCCTGCCCAACCTTGCCCCTGACCCTGGCCGTATCTTTGCAGCCTGTCCTTCCCACCCCTCACCCAGCTTTGTATTCCATGACTACCTCGCCCAGCGAATCCGATACCCCTCGAACACCCGGCAACGTCCTCGTTATCGGGGCCTGCGGCCAGCTTGGCCTGGAGCTGACGGCCGCCTTGCGCCGGCGCTACGCACCCGAGGCAGTTGTGGCCGCCGATGTGCGCCCGCCCCGCAACCCCGCGGCGCTGGCCGGTGGCCCGTTTGAGCTGCTCGATGTGCTGGATAAAGCCCGGCTGGAGGCGCTGGTGCAACAATATAGGCCGGTGCAGATATATCACCTGGCGGCCCTGCTCTCGGCCACGGCCGAGAAGGACCCGATGTTTGCCTGGAAGCTCAACATGGATGGCCTGCTGAACGTGCTGAACTTGGCCGTGCAGTACCAGGTGCCGCAGGTGTACTGGCCCAGCTCCATCGCCGTATTCGGCCCCGACACGCCCCGCGAGCACACCCCGCAGCTCACCATCATGAACCCCAACACGGTGTATGGCATCAGCAAGCTAGCCGGCGAGCAGTGGTGCGAGTGGTACCACCGCCACCACGGCCTCGACGTGCGCAGCCTGCGCTACCCCGGCCTCATCGGCTACAAGAGCCTGCCCGGCGGCGGCACCACCGACTACGCCGTTGACATCTACCACAAGGCCGTGGCGGGTGAGGATTTCGAGTGTTTTCTAAAGGAAGACTCCTACCTGCCGATGATGTACATGCCGGATGCCCTCAAGGCCACGCTCGACCTCATGCACGCGCCGGCCGCCAGCATTAAGGTGCGCACCAGCTACAACCTGGGCGCGATGAGCTTCTCGCCCAAAGAAATAACGGCTGCCATTCAGCAGGAAATGCCGGGCTTTCACGTTACTTACAAGCCCGACGGCCGGCAGGCCATTGCCGACTCGTGGCCCGCCAGCATCGACGACAGCGCGGCCCAAAAAGACTGGGGCTGGCAGCCGGAGTTCGACCTGGCCAAAATGACCCATGACATGCTGGCCCACCTGCGCCAGCCAGTGACGGCATAGCGCGGGGCTTACCATTTGACCGGAACAAGTCGCCATTCGGGCCAGGCACGGTGCCTAGCCTGAATGGCGATTTTTAGGTGTATGTGGTGACCGGCTACTGGATAGATACATGGCAGCTATGCGCCCCGAAAGCGAGCCGGGGCTCGCTCGGCCAGCCCTGGTAGGCACCCGGAACTATAAAGAACTCATGCCGGAAGGCGAAGTAGCATTAGGATGCAGAAAGACCGCAGAAAGCAGATACCTGTGACTACTTTTGCTGCGCTTTATTCTATTGCTATTGCCGATGCTGAAACGACTACTTTGCCTGCTGCTTACGCTGTCGTTTTACGCAAGCGATGCCCAGGCCCAGGCCTACGAGCCGGGCTGGCTGGTGCGCACCAATGGCGATACGCTGCGGGGCGAGCTCGAAAACGGCTTCTGGCTGGAGCCACCCACGTTTATCCGTTACCGGCGCACGCCCCAGAGCCCGAGCGAGCTGTTTCCGGCGCGCCAGCTGCGCGCCGTCAGCTTTAAAGGCGGCCGGTATTTTCGCCACGAGGTATTGCGCCTGGACCGTGCCGCCGAGGTTCGGCTCCAGGACCTCAAGCGGGGCAACTATGTGAATATGCAGCCCGATTCGGTGCTGGCCGAAGTGCTGCTGAGCGGTCCGGTTGAGCTGCTGCGGGTGGTGCGGCCCGGAGCCACGCAATTTGTGCTGCGGCGCCCCGGCCAGCCCGACCTCAGCCTCAGCGAGCGCCACTACCTCAGCGATGGGCCGGATATAAACAGGATAATCGACGGCAACAACTACCGCAATCAGCTGAGGCTGTACTTCGCCGATTGCCCGGCGGCCGCCAGCCTGGCGGAGAGAATCCCCTACACGGCGGCCGGCCTGGCCGAAGTAGCTCAGGCTTATGCTGTTAGCTGCACCCCTGGCAAGCAGTCGGCCCAAAGCTGGCTAGCCCAGGCGGCGCCCCGGCGTAAGGGCGCGTTCCAGGCCGGGGTGCTGGCGGGGGCTCGTTATAATAATATCGCAAGCCCGGCTTCGTCGCTGACGGAGGGGTGCACCGACTGCGCTGTTCACCCGTTTGGGGGGCTCTACGCCGAGCTGCTGCAGCCCAGCCGCATTACGGCTTTCTACGGCGAGCTTAGCTTGAGTCCGTTTCACAGCAAAGGCGTGTATTACCTTGGTTTCGACGCAAATGGCAATCAACAATATAGTATATTCGAGTACCGGGCGCTGCTGCTTACTGGCCGTTTGGGGGTGCGCTACTTTATTCCGCGGCCGCACGACCAGCAGCTAATGGTGGGCTTTAGCTTCGAGCATAATGAAGTGCTGGGCCTAAACCTGGCACCGGGAAATAGCAGCAATACCAACCCCCAAACCACTGGCGATGCCTATGCCTCGCCTACCCTCATTCCTGGCCTGATGCTGGGCTGGCGTTACCAGCGCTTCACTGCTAGCATCGATGGCCAGCTATACCGTAGTAATAATGATTCAGGTATATTTTACTATAACTTTTTAGGTGGTAAATGGGCTACGCGGCTGGGCCTAAGCTACCGCCTGGGCCGCAACCCCGATAAGCTGGCTCATAACCATAACTAAGTAAGCTGCGTCAAAATCTCCTCCCAGTTTTCCAGATAGAGCATGTGGCCCTGATTGGGCAGCAGGCGCAGGTGCGCGGCCGTAAGGCGGCTGGCCAGGTAAGGAAGATGGCTGGCTCCCCACACCCCATCGGCGGTGCCGTGCCAGAGCGTACAGGGGGCGCGCACGTCTTCGATGCGAAAGCCGGGCGGGCGGCACCAGGCCTGGGCATCGTCGTACACGCCCCGGCCGCCGTGGGTGAAGCCCTGCACGGCCGCATCGCGCAGCAAGGCCCGGAATTCGGCCGTTACGACCCGCTCGGCGGGCTGCATAAGCCGGATAAACCAGTCGATAGTGCGGTTGGGGTGGCGTGCCCACTGCCGGCTCAGCCACAAAAACGTAGTGCGGTTGAGCCACGGAAAGCGCGTCTGGCCCCAGCGCAGCAGCTTCCAGGTGCGCGACAAGTGCTGGTAGCTGGCCCGCTCGCCCAGGGGCAGGCAGCTGCTGAGCAGCTGCACGGCCGCCACCCGCTGTGGGTAGCGGGCGGCCAGCGCCAGCGCGTGTACGCCGCCCACCGACCACCCCATCACCTCTACCGGCTGCCCGATGCCCAGCGCATCGAGCAGGGCCACGGTATCGGCCGCAAACGACGGAAACGAGAGGCGCCGGTACACGTCGCTCTGGCCCACGCCGGGCCGGTCGGGGGCAATTAGCTGCAGCTTTAACCGGGCCAGCAGCGCCGGGACAGGCGGCAGCGCCAGGCCGGAAGTGCCAAATCCGTGCTGAAATACTACCGGGCGGTGGCCGGGGTCGCCATAGCGCGTCAGGCCCAGCTGGCGGCCATCGGGCAGGCGCACGCGCAGGCGCGTCTGGTAGTCGGAAGTAAGACTGGTTTGACCAGGAGCGGGCATGGGTCAGCGTACGCGGGGCGCGGCCTGGGGTTAGGCAGCTGGCGCTGGCGCCAGCGCCTTTTTGCTTTTCCAAAATACCAGCACTACCAGCAGTCCGGCCGTGGCTTGCAGCAACACGGTATGCGGAGCCCCCAGCTGCCGCGCCAGCCAGCCCACCAGCAGGCTCCCCAGCGGCTGCACGCCCTGAAACGCCATCACGTAGTAGCTCAGCACCCGACCCCGCATCCGGTCGTCCACGTGGGTTTGCACAAAAGTGTTGGTGCCCGCGATAAACAGCATCATGCCGGTTCCGCTCAGCACGCTAAATACCAGTGCTACGGGCAGCCGGGCGCTCAGCGCAAAGCCCAGCAGCCCGAGGCAAAACCCCAGCGCCGCGTAGCTGACATGACGGCTCTGGTGGCTGCCGGCCGGGCGCGAGGCCAGGAACAGCGCTCCCGCGAGCGCGCCCAGGCCCGACATGCTGTTGAGCCAGCCAAACGTGCCTGCGGCCCCGTGAAATACCTCACGGGCAAACACCGGCAGCAGCGTGCCATAGGGCATGGCGCAACAGGCTATCCCCGCCATCAGCAGGATTTGCCGGCGCAGGCCGGGGGCCTGGCGTAGGTAGGCCCAGCCCTCGCGCAAGCCCTCCCAGGTGCCTGGGCGATGTGCCCGCGGCGGGCGCGGTACCAGGCGCATGAGCAGCAGCGAGGCTATCACGGCCCCAAAGCTGAGCGCATTGAGTGCAAAGCACGTCCCTGCCCCCAGATAGGTGAGCAGCAGGCCGGCAATGGCGGGCCCCAGCAGCCGGGCCACGTTCACCATAGTCGAGTTCAGGGCAATAGCGTTGGGCAGGTAAGTGGGGTTATCAACCAGCTCGACCAGCAGCGATTGCCGGGCCGGAATGTCGAAGGCATTGATGGTGCCCAGCAATAGGCTCAGGCTGGCCACGGCCCAGGTGTTGTAATAGCCGCTCAGCACCAGCCCCGCCAGCAGGCTGGCCTGAATAAAAGAGGCCACTTGCGTAAAAACCAGAATGCGGTAGCGGCTGTAGCGGTCGGCCACCGTGCCGCCATAAGGCGCCAGTAGCAGCGTCGGAATCTGGCCCGCGAACATAACCACGCCCAGCAGCACGCTCGAATGCGTGGCCGAATACACAAGCCAGCTCACGGCCAGCCGCTGCATCCAGGTGCCGATGAGCGACACCGACTGTCCGGCGTAGTACAGACGAAAATTGCGGTGCTCAAGCGAGCGGAAGGCGGTAAGCAACGGTTAGAAAGCTACGCAAGCAGCCAGCAGGTTTCGCCGCAGAAGACGGGAGTAGTGCGGCAACAGTTGCCGGAAGGCCATCATATGCCAGTCTTTTTCGTGCGCTACTTAAGCTGTAATCAACCAAGAGCCTGCGTGCAGTTACCAGCCCACCCTATAGCCGCGCCCCGCGTGAATTGAGCCTGGCGCTTTTTCGGAGTTGCCCTACTGTCGGCGCCCCTGGCCCCTGATGGCGAAACGGCACTCCCGGCGCTGGGTAAGGAAGTAGTACTGAGGATGGCGGTACCGTAAAAATAGCCAACTGCTACTACTAATTGCTACCGGCTGCCCAGGCGGCGGGGCCAGCCCAGCAGGCGCGAAGTAAGCAGCGGTCCGCCAAATGTAGCAATGGTGATAACGGTCAGGCCCACATCGGCGGCATCACTGTCGAGGAAGTCGCTGACGGGGTGGCCAGGCGCGAAGTGCCGGAGCAGCGACAGCACCAGCTTAAGCCCCAGAATGCCGATAACCACGAAAGCCGCCGTTTCGAGAAACGGGTACTTGCCCATCAGCCCCACGAAAGCCTGGGCCACCAGCCGCATGGCCAGGATGCCGATAAACACCCCTACGAGTACGAGAATCAGGTTGTTGCTAAACGCCACGACCGCAAACACGTTGTCGATAGAAAACGCCACATCCATCAGCTCTATCACGGCGACGGTAGCCCAGAAAGGCCCCAGCAGGCCCAGCGTGCTGCGGTAGAGCCAGCTTTTTTGCTTGTCGGGCGCCTCGTCGTCGGCTGGCTTGGCCGTGTGGAAGTAATTAAAGGTCAGATAAAGTAGATAAAGCCCGCCCAGCGGCTTCAAAAACCAGAAGCCTACCAGGTACGAGGCAAACACCAGGCACAGCCCGCGAAACAGATAAGCCCCAAAAATGCCGTAGCGCAGCGCTTGCTTGCGCTGCTCGCGGGGCAGGTCGCCCACGAGGGTAGCCAGCACGGCGGCATTATCTACGGAGAGCAGGCTCTCAATAATAATCAGGTTGCCGACTACCGCCAGCGAGGGCAGCGGATGGTCGACGATATCTTGAAGCTGGGCGTACATAGAGAAAATAAGCTACTCGGAAAAAGGAGTCACCAGCTTAGAAATCCTCATTCCAAATTCGGCATTTTTCGTAAAGCGGCTCCAAAATAAGCTCCCAAAACCACGATAAGTTTTTCGGATGATAGTGAACCCTCTTCCCACCGGCTGGCAGGTTATCTACCAGCAGGCGCACGCGCTGCTGGCGGCGCAGCTGGCCTGGGCCTGGCCCGCATTTTTGCCGGCCGACCGCTGGGTGGGTCTGCTGGCGGCCATTATGCAGCACGACGATGAGCAGGCGGCCTGGCACGGGCGCGGGGGGCACCACGGCCTCACGCCCGCCGGCGCCCCGGCCAACTTTACGCAGGTGGCTTTTTCGCTGGAGCAGGCCACCGGGGTATTGCACGCGGCGCGCTTTCAGGGGCGCTGGCGCAGCTTGCTTACCAGCCTGCACCTGAGCACCTTGTACGAGCCGTTGCGGGGTAGTAACCCCGCTACTACGGCGTTTTTGGATGAGCTGCGTGCCAGCCAGAGCCGCTGGCTCAAAGAGCTGCACCTTACTAAAACCCAGGCCCGCCAAGCCTACGACCTGCTGCACTGGTGCGACCGCCTGTCGCTTATTCTGTGCCGCCAGGAGCTGCCCGAGATGGGGCGCGAGCTGGAAATATACCGCGCCCCGCTGGCTGCCGGGCGGGCGGCGCACTACGTGTGCCAGCCCGATGGGCCGGGCACCGCAGTAGTGGTGCGCCCCTGGCCATTTGCCTGCAAGCAGCTGGCAGTAAGCGTAGAAGCTCAGCAGCTGCACCAGCTGCAGTTTAATGACGATGCTGAGCTGGCGGCGGCGTTGCGCCAAGCGCCCACCAAAACCCTGAGCTGGATACTACAGGCCGGCTAGCCGGCCCACCCGGCGGGTACTCAAAGGCCACCGGATTATTTTTTTGCGCATTTTTGCGCAAAACGCCTGCCTGCTCCGTATTGCTCCCGCATCACAAGCCACCTGTTATGGCCCGCTATACGCTTTCCGATATATTTACCGTGGCCAAGTCGGCCGCTGGCGAGTTTGGCAACAACAACTCGTTCCGGCACGCGGCGGCGCTCTCGTACTACACTATTTTTTCGCTGCCGCCGCTGCTGCTCATCGTCATCACGATAACCAGCGCGATTTATGGCGGCGATGCGCTTACGGGGCAGATTTACGGGCAGCTCAAAGGGCTGGTCGGGGCCGAGTCGGCCAAGTTTCTGCAAGACAGTATTGCCAAGTTTACGCTTGAGCAAAAAAGTGGCCTGGCCACGGCTATCGGGGTGGGTACGCTCGTTTTTGCCGCCACTACTTTCTTTGTCACGCTCCAGGAAAGCATTAACGATATCTGGAACCTGAAGGTAAAAACCGAAGGTATAGGGGTTTTGCAATATTTGCAGCAGCGGCTACTCTCGTTCGGGCTCATTTTGAGCGTAGCCTTGCTGCTGCTTATCTCTTTCGTGGTCAGTGCCGTGCTTACCACTTTCACGGGCTGGCTCCAGCACTACATTCCCGAAGTAGGGCTGATTGCCATCAAGCTTATCGACTTCGTGCTGTCACTGGCCGTGACGACGCTGCTGTTTGGACTCATCTACCGGTTTTTGCCCGATGCTATTATTCGCTGGCGCGATGTGGGTATTGGCGCATTCATCACGGCTGCGCTGTTTATATTGGGCAAATATTTGATTGCCTTGTATATATCGACTGCTAATCCAGGCTCAGCCTTTGGGGCGGCGGGCTCGGCCATCGTGCTGCTGGTATGGGTCAACTACTCGTCGCTCATCATCTTCTACGGGGCCGAGTTCACCCAGGAGTTTGCCGATGCCTACGGCCAGAAAGTGCAGCCCAAGTCCCACGCCGTGCGCGTCGAGCTGAAGGAAATAGCCCCCGGCGAGTCGGCCAATGACAAGGCTACCGGCCGGCCGCCAAGCACGGGCAGCTGGGGCGGGTAGGTGCCCGTTGGAGCTAAAAAAACCGGCAGTTTCGACTACTGCGCTGCCGCCGGCCGAAGTTATCAGTCAGCTGGCTATCCGGCCTGGCTGAATGCAACCAGAAGCCGGCCGATGCCCGCAGCCAGCAGGGGCAGCTCCGGGTCTATGCCGTGCGCAACGAGTTCAGGGAAGTATCTTCTGGCTAAGTTGGCTACCAAAAAAGACCCCGGCCGCTCCACGACTGCTGCCGGTAGCAGCGCTGAGCTGACCGCCTGCCCTACCTTAGAGCGATGAAGCACTTTTTCCTTTTTCTACTCACGGTAGTAGTGCTGAACCGATTTGGCGTGGCCCGGCCGGCCCCTGCGGCCTGGCCTGCCGACACCGTGCGCGGCCAGGCCCGCCTAACGCAGCAGCTCAGCGCCAGCCTCTGCACCCGGCTGCTAGCCGAGAGCCAGCATACCACCTTTACGGCGCTTACGCCCGCCCAGGGCCAGGTGCTGATGGCGCGCCTGCTGCTGGGAGCGACGGCTGACAATGCCACGGCATTGACTGCGCTGCTAGAGCCCGTGGGGCCGGCGCGGGGCCGTGCGCTAAAGCACGCCCTGACCACCGACGCGGTGTTGCGGATGGCTCAGCAATGCCCACTGGCTAGCACCCTGATAGCTCATCTGAACCAGCAGCAGGCCCACCTAGCTATCGGCGACGACGAGCGACTTACTTTGCTGCCGGTGGCGCGCCTGGCGTGCCGCTGCCTCGATACCACTGCCGTGCGGCGGCCCTTTGCGCAGCTTAGTCCGGCTGAGCGGGCCGCGCTCACCGGCGACGCAATGCGCTATGCTGCCCATCGCAACCAGGAAACGCTGCTGGCGCAATATGGCGAAACCCTGGCACGCGACAGCACGCTCAGTCAGCAGGTTGGAGAAAAAGTGGCCTTGCTTATGCTCGAAATTTGTCCGGCGTATCTGCTACAGCTCAACCGCGACCACCCGGCCCCGGTAGCGCCGAAGGCGAGCCCCATTCACCGGCCCTGATGCCTATCTCTAACTACAGTTACCTTTTTGATGAGAAATAATTACTGCTGGCTGGGCTTCTTGTTCTTCCTGATGCCGGTGAGTCAGGTGCAGGCCCAAACAACCCGCGCCGACACGCTGCCCGGCCATGCTGCCACCGTGCGGCGCCTGAGCCGCGCTTTTTGTCAGCAGCTCACGGCCCGTGGCCGCCAAACGGCCCTGGCCGCGCTCAGCCCCGAGGCAGCGCAGGCACTGGGGCTGCGCGAGTATAGCACTGTGCTGCAGGCCGATACGGCCGCCGTGCGCCTGCTGGTAGCCGAAAGCCAGCG
The sequence above is drawn from the Hymenobacter baengnokdamensis genome and encodes:
- the kbl gene encoding glycine C-acetyltransferase; this encodes MYGTLQSDLQQTLQEIKDAGLYKKERVITSPQGAEIDTREAGDVLNFCANNYLGLSSHPEVIKAAKATIDSHGYGMSSVRFICGTQDIHKELEAKLAEFLGTEDTILYAAAFDANGGVFEPLFDERDAIISDALNHASIIDGVRLCKAQRYRYQHNDMADLEKQLQDAVAKGTRHRIIVTDGSFSMDGTIAQLDKICDLADKYSALVMIDECHSMGFLGKTGRGTHEYRNVMGRVDIITGTLGKALGGAMGGFTSGRKEIIELLRQRSRPYLFSNTLAPAIVGASLRVLELLTESTQLRDQLEENTQYFRQQMTAAGFDITPGEHPIVPVMLYDAKLAQEFAARMLDEGIYVVGFYYPVVPQGKARIRVQLSAAHTRPQLDKAIAAFTKVGHELGVLK
- a CDS encoding patatin-like phospholipase family protein, translating into MTIRLLVILSLLTLPGSIQPVRAQLPSPPYRNLIMKGGGIRGIAYGGALQELAAQGILSHITRVGGTSAGAIQAALLAVGYSPEAIIEVINRTPVQRLNDGRFIFVGGGSRLLRQYGWYRGDQLTKYLCELVGRQTQRPNLTLAELHQLAQVQPGRYRDLYTTGTNLTLQRTQVFSYETHPDMRVADAVRISMSIPLYFRAVLLDIDNHVIQGKPKAGQPVQVLVDGGLLANYPLHMFDQPRYLPAGLPPGSTANPETLGLRLDRDEQIALDTLPTGRQALAPYDIRDFSSYIGALYTVALENLNPALPPDWPRTISISTRGFGPKVRRISAEEKEQLIASGKLGVQLFMVRQRADR
- a CDS encoding NAD-dependent epimerase/dehydratase family protein, with product MTTSPSESDTPRTPGNVLVIGACGQLGLELTAALRRRYAPEAVVAADVRPPRNPAALAGGPFELLDVLDKARLEALVQQYRPVQIYHLAALLSATAEKDPMFAWKLNMDGLLNVLNLAVQYQVPQVYWPSSIAVFGPDTPREHTPQLTIMNPNTVYGISKLAGEQWCEWYHRHHGLDVRSLRYPGLIGYKSLPGGGTTDYAVDIYHKAVAGEDFECFLKEDSYLPMMYMPDALKATLDLMHAPAASIKVRTSYNLGAMSFSPKEITAAIQQEMPGFHVTYKPDGRQAIADSWPASIDDSAAQKDWGWQPEFDLAKMTHDMLAHLRQPVTA
- a CDS encoding alpha/beta fold hydrolase, which translates into the protein MPAPGQTSLTSDYQTRLRVRLPDGRQLGLTRYGDPGHRPVVFQHGFGTSGLALPPVPALLARLKLQLIAPDRPGVGQSDVYRRLSFPSFAADTVALLDALGIGQPVEVMGWSVGGVHALALAARYPQRVAAVQLLSSCLPLGERASYQHLSRTWKLLRWGQTRFPWLNRTTFLWLSRQWARHPNRTIDWFIRLMQPAERVVTAEFRALLRDAAVQGFTHGGRGVYDDAQAWCRPPGFRIEDVRAPCTLWHGTADGVWGASHLPYLASRLTAAHLRLLPNQGHMLYLENWEEILTQLT
- a CDS encoding MFS transporter translates to MLTAFRSLEHRNFRLYYAGQSVSLIGTWMQRLAVSWLVYSATHSSVLLGVVMFAGQIPTLLLAPYGGTVADRYSRYRILVFTQVASFIQASLLAGLVLSGYYNTWAVASLSLLLGTINAFDIPARQSLLVELVDNPTYLPNAIALNSTMVNVARLLGPAIAGLLLTYLGAGTCFALNALSFGAVIASLLLMRLVPRPPRAHRPGTWEGLREGWAYLRQAPGLRRQILLMAGIACCAMPYGTLLPVFAREVFHGAAGTFGWLNSMSGLGALAGALFLASRPAGSHQSRHVSYAALGFCLGLLGFALSARLPVALVFSVLSGTGMMLFIAGTNTFVQTHVDDRMRGRVLSYYVMAFQGVQPLGSLLVGWLARQLGAPHTVLLQATAGLLVVLVFWKSKKALAPAPAA
- a CDS encoding TerC family protein produces the protein MYAQLQDIVDHPLPSLAVVGNLIIIESLLSVDNAAVLATLVGDLPREQRKQALRYGIFGAYLFRGLCLVFASYLVGFWFLKPLGGLYLLYLTFNYFHTAKPADDEAPDKQKSWLYRSTLGLLGPFWATVAVIELMDVAFSIDNVFAVVAFSNNLILVLVGVFIGILAMRLVAQAFVGLMGKYPFLETAAFVVIGILGLKLVLSLLRHFAPGHPVSDFLDSDAADVGLTVITIATFGGPLLTSRLLGWPRRLGSR
- a CDS encoding DUF3891 family protein → MNPLPTGWQVIYQQAHALLAAQLAWAWPAFLPADRWVGLLAAIMQHDDEQAAWHGRGGHHGLTPAGAPANFTQVAFSLEQATGVLHAARFQGRWRSLLTSLHLSTLYEPLRGSNPATTAFLDELRASQSRWLKELHLTKTQARQAYDLLHWCDRLSLILCRQELPEMGRELEIYRAPLAAGRAAHYVCQPDGPGTAVVVRPWPFACKQLAVSVEAQQLHQLQFNDDAELAAALRQAPTKTLSWILQAG
- a CDS encoding YihY/virulence factor BrkB family protein, with amino-acid sequence MARYTLSDIFTVAKSAAGEFGNNNSFRHAAALSYYTIFSLPPLLLIVITITSAIYGGDALTGQIYGQLKGLVGAESAKFLQDSIAKFTLEQKSGLATAIGVGTLVFAATTFFVTLQESINDIWNLKVKTEGIGVLQYLQQRLLSFGLILSVALLLLISFVVSAVLTTFTGWLQHYIPEVGLIAIKLIDFVLSLAVTTLLFGLIYRFLPDAIIRWRDVGIGAFITAALFILGKYLIALYISTANPGSAFGAAGSAIVLLVWVNYSSLIIFYGAEFTQEFADAYGQKVQPKSHAVRVELKEIAPGESANDKATGRPPSTGSWGG